ATTGGACGCCGTCTGGCTGTCAAGGTTGCGGCTGGCGGCGAACATCCGCCGCGCGGTCACAGCATCAACGGCAATCTGGGATGCGAGCGCTTGCGGGCTCTCGAACCGGCGTTCCGGGCGGAGACGGTCGACCAGGCGGAACACGGCAGTGCGCGGGGGGGCTGCAAGCTGCACGTCGAGCAGGTGTGCTTCGATGGTGCGGGTCTCGCCGCCGAAAGTGGGTCGGTGCCCGATG
The sequence above is a segment of the candidate division WOR-3 bacterium genome. Coding sequences within it:
- a CDS encoding bifunctional riboflavin kinase/FMN adenylyltransferase — encoded protein: IGHRPTFGGETRTIEAHLLDVQLAAPPRTAVFRLVDRLRPERRFESPQALASQIAVDAVTARRMFAASRNLDSQTASNSL